ATCGTCAGTCGAAGGTCGCCACCACAGGCGGGGGATAACACCTTGGTCCGCGGATATCGACGAGGCACCAAGGCCGCAGCCGTCGATGGCGAAGCAAGACACCGGTACAGCTTGGGGGCTACGCAGGTCATGGCGCACGGTGCGGTTGCGCCGGAAATGAGCGGCTGCTGTAAGTGCGTCATCCGGCCGCAAGTCAGTCCCCCCGAGCTGGCTCGGTGGGCCAGCATCTTCCGAGCCCTCGATGACCCCACCAGGCTGGGCATCCTTATGTCGCTCTCGGCACAGAGGTGACCCTTGTGCGTGTGCGATATCGTGGCGCAATTCCCGCAGGGGCAGCCGGCGATCTCCCATCACCTCAAGGTCTTGCGAGGTGCGGGCCTTGTCACGGCGGAACGGCGCGGTCTGTGGGTCTACTATCGGGTCTCGCCATCCGGGCTGATGGAGGCCTGGCGTGCCATTGGCCGGTTGATGCCGTGAGCCGGATCGGAAGCGTGATGCCGGGAGAGAGGATCGATAGAAGGGGCAGGCGAACCCAAGGGTATCGAACGACGTCAATACAGTCTCGCCCACAAAGCGCCTTTCTGAACGACCTCAGAGCCAACGGAGGGATAGCGATGGGCTTGTATCACTGAAGGAGCCTGGACGTGATTGCTCGAGACCGTCAGGAGCGGCTGCTGCGGGAAGCGGTGATGGGACGTCTTGGTTTACTGGTGGCGAGCTCGTAGGGGCGCACGCGTGGGTGTGTAGCTTCGCTGCGGAGAGGGGCAGAGCCCATGGAGCAGGTTCAGGGTCCAAAGA
The nucleotide sequence above comes from Bacillota bacterium. Encoded proteins:
- a CDS encoding metalloregulator ArsR/SmtB family transcription factor, yielding MCDIVAQFPQGQPAISHHLKVLRGAGLVTAERRGLWVYYRVSPSGLMEAWRAIGRLMP